One stretch of Eggerthella lenta DSM 2243 DNA includes these proteins:
- the uvrC gene encoding excinuclease ABC subunit UvrC: MDDLNETTQSKRPLDEGLLAFDGAPAPADASASDDAPAPGDGSAASGAALGMPDAGGVERLTGDASLDAGELRDDERLEREGRRRPSLERAAREHDAHAARAETGQRAKLERIKEELNSVPTLPGVYLWKDKSGQVIYVGKAKQLRARMRQYVNFQDERAKIPLLVDQIDSFDYIVVENEHESLVLEKNLINQHAPFFNADFKDDKSYPFIALTKGDVFPAIKYTREKHRADTKYFGPYTDSRAARDMVDIARRVVPLCATSCADWRQLKRRLEKDPLALMSHDARPCFDAHVGLGPGACCGGITPEDYRVHVKRIERFLSGQHREFVDELQAEMQEAAAELDFERAARIKARIDTINSLTDKQHAVSTRNLDADVVGLFREETVAGVHVFMVREGRIINSNEFVLDRGKDVPDDDLLHMFLLRYYDATTSIPHEVILRDEPEDKAAMEAWLTEKLASPYGAKVRITAPQKGEKAELVGMAETNAKHTLMRYKVRTNYDDKRINNALLQLESALALDEPPMRIECFDISTIHGSYTVASMVVFTNGKPDKNQYRRFKIKTPLDEANDFLSMQEVMSRRYAPERMADERFGSKPDLIILDGGKPQLSAALEMFERMGIDDIAMCGLAKRDEELFVPWQDTGPVVLPSGSASLYLVKQVRDEAHRFAITFHRELRGKGMTASILDDVTGMGPVRKKALLKAFKSFKNLKSATLEEIKEARVVPVEVAEELYRVLQQYNRERKDERVVGGEAGEAVCPPAGEGPAAVESAAVDAAVEAAVQGERTRTDTEG; encoded by the coding sequence ATGGACGATCTCAACGAAACCACTCAAAGCAAGCGCCCGCTCGACGAAGGGCTTCTCGCATTCGACGGGGCTCCTGCGCCCGCTGACGCTTCCGCATCCGACGACGCTCCCGCGCCTGGCGACGGGTCGGCTGCGTCGGGCGCCGCGCTCGGCATGCCCGATGCGGGCGGCGTCGAGCGCCTGACGGGCGACGCCTCGCTCGATGCGGGGGAGCTTCGCGACGACGAGCGCCTCGAACGGGAAGGTCGCCGCCGGCCATCGCTCGAACGTGCCGCGCGCGAGCACGACGCCCACGCCGCGCGCGCCGAAACCGGCCAGCGCGCCAAGCTCGAGCGCATCAAGGAAGAGCTGAACAGCGTGCCCACGCTGCCGGGAGTGTACCTTTGGAAGGACAAATCAGGCCAGGTCATCTACGTGGGCAAGGCCAAGCAGCTGCGCGCCCGCATGCGCCAGTACGTGAACTTCCAGGACGAGCGCGCGAAGATCCCTTTGCTGGTCGACCAGATCGACAGCTTCGACTACATCGTGGTGGAGAACGAGCACGAGTCGCTCGTGCTGGAGAAGAACCTCATCAACCAGCACGCGCCGTTCTTCAACGCCGACTTCAAGGACGACAAGTCCTACCCGTTCATCGCGCTCACGAAGGGCGATGTGTTCCCCGCCATCAAGTACACGCGCGAGAAGCACCGCGCGGACACCAAGTACTTCGGCCCCTACACCGACAGCCGCGCCGCCCGCGACATGGTGGACATCGCCCGGCGCGTCGTGCCCCTGTGCGCCACGTCGTGCGCCGACTGGCGCCAGCTCAAGCGCCGTTTGGAGAAGGATCCGCTCGCGCTCATGTCGCACGACGCCCGCCCGTGCTTCGACGCGCACGTGGGCCTGGGCCCCGGCGCCTGCTGCGGCGGCATCACGCCCGAGGACTACCGCGTCCACGTCAAGCGCATCGAGCGCTTCCTGTCGGGCCAGCACCGCGAGTTCGTCGACGAGCTGCAGGCCGAGATGCAGGAGGCGGCGGCCGAGCTGGACTTCGAGCGCGCCGCGCGCATCAAAGCGCGCATCGACACCATCAACAGCCTCACCGACAAGCAGCATGCGGTGTCAACGCGCAACCTCGACGCCGACGTCGTGGGCCTGTTCCGCGAGGAGACGGTGGCCGGGGTGCACGTGTTCATGGTGCGCGAAGGGCGCATCATCAACTCCAACGAGTTCGTGCTCGACCGCGGCAAGGACGTGCCCGACGACGACCTCCTGCACATGTTCCTGCTGCGCTACTACGATGCCACCACGTCCATCCCGCACGAGGTCATCCTGCGCGACGAGCCCGAGGACAAGGCTGCCATGGAGGCATGGCTCACCGAAAAGCTGGCCAGCCCCTACGGGGCGAAGGTGCGCATCACCGCGCCGCAGAAGGGCGAGAAGGCCGAGCTCGTGGGCATGGCCGAGACGAACGCGAAGCACACGCTCATGCGCTACAAGGTGCGCACGAACTACGACGACAAGCGCATCAACAACGCGCTTCTGCAGCTGGAGAGCGCACTGGCCCTGGACGAGCCGCCCATGCGCATCGAGTGCTTCGACATCTCCACCATCCACGGCTCCTACACGGTGGCCTCGATGGTGGTGTTCACGAACGGCAAGCCCGACAAGAACCAGTACCGCCGCTTCAAGATCAAGACGCCGCTCGACGAGGCGAACGACTTCCTGTCCATGCAGGAGGTCATGAGCCGCCGCTACGCGCCCGAGCGCATGGCCGACGAGCGCTTCGGCAGCAAGCCCGACCTCATCATTCTCGACGGCGGCAAGCCGCAGCTGTCGGCGGCGCTCGAGATGTTCGAGCGGATGGGCATCGACGACATCGCTATGTGCGGTCTGGCCAAGCGCGACGAGGAGCTGTTCGTGCCCTGGCAGGACACGGGCCCGGTGGTGCTGCCCAGCGGCTCGGCGTCGCTGTACCTCGTGAAGCAGGTCCGCGACGAGGCGCACCGCTTCGCCATCACGTTCCACCGCGAGCTGCGCGGCAAGGGCATGACGGCCTCCATCCTCGACGACGTGACGGGCATGGGGCCGGTGCGCAAGAAGGCGCTGCTGAAGGCGTTCAAGTCGTTCAAGAACCTGAAGAGCGCCACGCTCGAAGAGATCAAGGAGGCGCGCGTCGTCCCCGTCGAGGTGGCCGAGGAGCTGTACCGGGTGCTGCAGCAGTATAATAGGGAGCGGAAAGACGAGCGCGTGGTGGGCGGCGAGGCCGGAGAGGCCGTCTGCCCGCCCGCAGGCGAGGGCCCGGCGGCGGTCGAATCCGCCGCGGTGGACGCGGCGGTCGAGGCTGCCGTGCAGGGCGAACGCACGCGCACGGATACGGAAGGATAG
- a CDS encoding ATP-dependent helicase, protein MEQMIDMQAENRHGLLGDDAPRLNAAQREAVTATEGYVRVIAGAGTGKTLALAHRFAYLVNELGIMPGNVLCATFTNKAAGEMRRRIRRLTGDNDTGYINTFHGFCVSVLQEDGHALQYPKSFLVLDNADIDAMLQVIYEERGLTLRDMTFSKARDMIEIMKLKERPGYYRDMLAMPLEGLRQKYLDATDARDIIFYGYLYQEKKCFGLDYNDLIVFVLYLFEQNPDIRLKWQKRLEYIMVDEFQDIDGLQHELMEVLAGYHKNLFVVGDPDQTIYTWRGADVRYLLDFDKRFPGTRTVMMLENYRSAPRVVAVANSLIEKNRERVPKRLAAMRSVHGPTVWRHAKSPDGEAAWIAQGALALHGEGVAYRDMAVLYRAHYASRPVEEALLRAEVPHAVYSGVPFFGRREIKDALSYLRLVAYQDDLDFARVANAPKRNLGARRMAFLREKADELGCSLFEALERFVDDDLFKRTKARQLLQLVDRFRSSYEGRPVSEVLAAVLSESGYERALRTEGSQERLDNLAELKQSVYEFETTCGEEVTLEHYLAHTALLTNADAMDDAQDKVRLMTVHAAKGLEFAHVFLCSMTEGVLPSRKTDTPQGMEEERRLAFVAMTRARDGLYLTEAEGRGHEGAPRYPSRFLLDIDPAALEFSNKPAERELDDARAAYALADRWIADLVRDARFAVGDRVTHAAFGSGRVLAVDSQKRAYEVAFDDLDTPRTISFKAKLEQA, encoded by the coding sequence ATGGAACAAATGATCGACATGCAAGCGGAAAACCGACACGGCCTTCTCGGGGACGATGCGCCGCGCTTGAACGCGGCGCAGCGCGAGGCCGTCACGGCTACCGAGGGGTACGTGCGCGTGATCGCCGGGGCCGGCACGGGCAAGACGCTGGCGCTCGCGCACCGCTTCGCCTACCTGGTGAACGAGCTGGGCATCATGCCCGGCAACGTCCTGTGCGCCACGTTCACGAACAAGGCGGCAGGCGAGATGCGCCGCCGCATCCGGCGTCTTACGGGCGACAACGACACCGGCTACATCAACACGTTCCACGGCTTCTGCGTGTCGGTGCTGCAGGAGGACGGCCATGCGCTGCAGTACCCGAAGAGCTTTCTCGTGCTGGACAACGCCGACATCGATGCCATGCTGCAGGTTATCTACGAGGAGCGCGGGCTCACCCTGCGGGACATGACGTTCTCGAAGGCGCGCGACATGATCGAGATCATGAAACTGAAAGAGCGCCCGGGATACTACCGCGACATGCTGGCCATGCCGCTCGAAGGCCTGAGGCAGAAGTACCTCGACGCGACGGACGCGCGCGACATCATCTTCTACGGCTACCTCTACCAGGAGAAGAAGTGCTTCGGGCTGGACTACAACGATCTCATCGTGTTCGTGCTGTACCTGTTCGAGCAGAACCCCGACATCCGGCTCAAATGGCAGAAGCGGCTCGAGTACATCATGGTGGACGAGTTCCAGGACATCGACGGCCTGCAGCACGAGCTCATGGAGGTGCTGGCCGGCTACCACAAGAACCTGTTCGTGGTGGGCGACCCCGACCAGACCATCTACACCTGGCGCGGGGCTGACGTGCGCTACCTGCTGGACTTCGACAAGCGGTTCCCCGGCACGCGCACCGTCATGATGTTGGAAAACTACCGGTCGGCGCCGCGCGTGGTGGCCGTCGCGAACTCGCTGATCGAGAAGAACCGCGAGCGCGTGCCGAAGCGGCTGGCGGCCATGCGCTCGGTTCACGGCCCCACGGTGTGGCGCCATGCCAAGAGCCCGGACGGCGAGGCCGCGTGGATCGCCCAGGGCGCCCTTGCGCTGCACGGCGAGGGCGTGGCGTACCGCGACATGGCGGTGCTCTACCGCGCCCATTACGCGTCGCGGCCCGTGGAAGAGGCGCTTTTGCGCGCGGAGGTACCGCATGCGGTGTACAGCGGCGTGCCGTTCTTCGGCCGCCGCGAGATCAAGGACGCGCTGTCGTACCTGCGCCTCGTCGCCTACCAGGACGACCTCGACTTCGCGCGCGTGGCGAATGCGCCCAAGCGCAACCTGGGTGCCCGGCGCATGGCGTTTCTGCGCGAGAAGGCCGACGAGCTGGGATGCAGCCTGTTCGAGGCGCTCGAGCGCTTCGTGGACGACGATCTGTTCAAGCGCACGAAGGCGCGCCAGCTGCTGCAGCTGGTCGACCGCTTCCGCTCGTCGTACGAGGGCCGGCCGGTGTCCGAGGTTCTGGCGGCCGTGCTGTCGGAAAGCGGCTACGAGCGCGCGCTGCGCACCGAGGGCAGCCAGGAGCGGCTCGACAACCTGGCCGAGCTAAAACAATCCGTATACGAGTTCGAGACGACGTGCGGGGAGGAAGTGACGCTTGAGCACTACCTGGCGCACACGGCCCTGCTCACGAACGCCGACGCGATGGACGACGCGCAGGACAAGGTGCGGCTCATGACCGTCCATGCGGCCAAGGGCCTCGAGTTCGCGCACGTGTTCCTCTGCTCGATGACCGAGGGCGTGCTCCCGTCGCGCAAGACCGACACGCCGCAAGGCATGGAGGAGGAGCGGCGGCTGGCGTTCGTGGCCATGACGCGTGCGCGCGACGGGCTGTACCTCACCGAGGCGGAAGGGCGCGGCCACGAGGGCGCGCCGCGCTATCCCTCGCGCTTCCTGCTGGACATCGACCCGGCGGCGCTCGAGTTCTCGAACAAGCCCGCCGAGCGCGAGCTCGACGACGCGCGCGCAGCCTACGCGCTCGCCGACCGGTGGATCGCCGACCTCGTCCGCGACGCGCGCTTCGCGGTGGGCGACCGCGTGACGCATGCGGCGTTCGGCTCCGGGCGCGTGCTGGCGGTCGATTCCCAGAAGCGCGCCTACGAGGTGGCGTTCGACGATCTGGACACGCCGCGCACCATCTCGTTCAAAGCCAAGCTCGAGCAAGCCTGA
- a CDS encoding lysine exporter LysO family protein — translation MEILAVMAAGVLVGATVFPARLKGLNEKLTLAATGLLIFSMGVLLAGRDSFLEELGQVGWASILFCLVPVAFSTIAVYALTNLFMSDIARRPAGRHVSAAQDDAEGGADARGETVMIGVAVGALSLGAAYGLSGVSLAPVDLVADHSEAVLYALMFFVGISVGGSRGLLGKLRQYHVRVLIIPAGIVAGSVLGGLVCAPLAGMSLPTGAAVASGLGWYSLAGVMMTDIAGAQVGSITFLANLLRELVSFFSIPWIAKHLNYPTCIAPAGATSEDTTLPMLIRCTNGETVVLSVLNGVICSALVPVLIEAFHQFM, via the coding sequence GTGGAGATACTGGCGGTCATGGCGGCGGGCGTGCTCGTAGGGGCGACGGTGTTTCCTGCACGGCTCAAAGGGCTGAACGAGAAGCTGACGCTCGCGGCCACTGGACTGCTCATTTTCTCGATGGGGGTGCTGCTCGCCGGACGCGATTCGTTTCTGGAGGAGCTGGGCCAGGTGGGATGGGCCAGCATCCTGTTCTGCCTCGTGCCGGTGGCGTTCTCGACGATCGCCGTGTACGCGCTGACGAACCTGTTCATGTCCGACATCGCCCGGCGTCCGGCGGGCCGGCATGTGTCTGCGGCGCAGGACGATGCCGAGGGCGGCGCGGATGCGCGCGGCGAGACCGTCATGATCGGCGTGGCGGTGGGAGCTCTCTCGCTGGGAGCGGCGTACGGCCTCTCGGGCGTCTCGCTCGCGCCGGTCGACCTTGTGGCCGATCATTCGGAAGCCGTCCTCTACGCGCTCATGTTCTTCGTGGGCATCAGCGTGGGCGGCAGCCGCGGCCTCTTGGGCAAGCTGCGCCAGTACCATGTGCGCGTGCTCATCATCCCGGCCGGCATAGTGGCCGGATCCGTGCTCGGCGGGCTCGTCTGCGCGCCGCTCGCGGGCATGTCGCTGCCCACGGGCGCCGCCGTGGCGTCGGGCCTGGGATGGTACAGCCTGGCGGGCGTCATGATGACCGACATCGCCGGAGCGCAGGTAGGCAGCATCACGTTCCTGGCGAACCTGCTGCGCGAGCTCGTGTCGTTCTTCAGCATCCCCTGGATCGCCAAGCATCTCAACTATCCCACGTGCATCGCGCCGGCCGGCGCCACAAGCGAGGACACCACGCTGCCCATGCTCATCCGCTGCACGAACGGCGAGACCGTCGTGCTCTCGGTGCTGAACGGCGTCATCTGCTCCGCGCTGGTCCCCGTGCTGATCGAGGCGTTCCATCAATTCATGTAG
- a CDS encoding serine hydrolase domain-containing protein: protein MGRRSERPTCGIVAAAVAAALAACALLLPSCASGEATVLPLAGGEAAVSEDGAASEAESGGATEAKASDDPEDPGDAEASAADLDEADEGASPEGLEPTGDELAARMDAYLAANFPRAGAPGLAVAVVDAGGVRYLRTFGDCPDADAPFVVGSLSKSFTAVAVMQLVEQGAVDLDAPASRYAPGYDVPDEVTVRSLLNQTSGFGAYDSLAEAADGELGETFGAFSYANANYDLLGRVVEGASGEDYARYLDEHVLEPLGMASTTADPARAEALGMVPGHRDWFGLPVADGFRHAQGDGAWGGPASGYVASSVRDMASYLRMYLNGGMGGDGARVLSADSVRRMFLDRVPDPEGDTYYGMGWTSFSWDDGELVLSHDGQVENYTASMCLLPERGIGIVALSDANDNAGGNIRFFDLVGGVVSVAIGGTGQPMDDAWTWAWRQRVDVLYASALLLAVSPLLLTGRWRRRLSAACRGGVAPIVRARSLRMLLVRGVLLHVALPACILALPFVWGVPWRDLLTFSPDVSTVLLASAGLLVVAGAVRLAAAVTLRNDEPPPSIMR from the coding sequence ATGGGACGCCGGAGCGAAAGACCGACGTGCGGTATCGTCGCGGCCGCGGTGGCGGCGGCTTTGGCCGCATGCGCGCTTCTGCTGCCGTCCTGCGCGTCGGGGGAGGCGACCGTCCTGCCGCTTGCAGGCGGCGAGGCGGCCGTGTCGGAGGACGGCGCGGCGAGCGAGGCCGAGTCCGGAGGTGCGACCGAGGCGAAGGCTTCGGACGACCCGGAGGATCCCGGCGACGCGGAGGCGTCCGCCGCCGATCTCGACGAGGCCGACGAAGGGGCGTCTCCCGAAGGGCTCGAGCCTACGGGCGATGAGCTGGCCGCGCGCATGGACGCCTACTTGGCCGCGAACTTCCCGCGAGCGGGTGCGCCCGGGCTGGCGGTAGCGGTGGTGGATGCCGGCGGCGTGCGCTACCTGCGCACGTTCGGCGACTGCCCCGACGCGGACGCGCCTTTCGTCGTGGGCTCTCTCAGCAAATCGTTCACGGCGGTGGCCGTCATGCAGCTGGTTGAGCAGGGCGCGGTGGATCTGGACGCGCCCGCGTCGCGCTACGCCCCGGGCTACGACGTGCCCGACGAGGTGACCGTGCGCAGCCTGCTCAACCAAACGAGCGGGTTCGGCGCCTACGATTCGCTCGCGGAAGCCGCCGACGGCGAGCTGGGAGAGACGTTCGGGGCGTTCTCGTACGCGAACGCGAACTACGACCTGCTGGGGCGCGTGGTGGAAGGAGCCTCGGGCGAGGACTACGCTCGTTACCTGGATGAGCACGTGCTGGAGCCGCTCGGCATGGCTTCGACGACGGCCGATCCGGCGCGAGCGGAGGCGCTCGGCATGGTGCCGGGCCATCGCGACTGGTTCGGGCTGCCTGTGGCCGATGGGTTCCGGCATGCCCAAGGCGACGGCGCATGGGGCGGTCCCGCGTCGGGCTACGTGGCTTCCAGCGTGCGGGATATGGCCTCCTACCTGCGGATGTATCTAAACGGCGGCATGGGCGGCGACGGCGCGCGCGTGCTGTCCGCCGACAGCGTGCGGCGCATGTTCCTCGACCGCGTTCCCGACCCCGAGGGCGATACGTATTACGGCATGGGCTGGACGTCGTTCTCGTGGGACGACGGCGAGCTTGTGCTGTCCCACGACGGGCAGGTGGAGAACTACACTGCCAGCATGTGCCTGCTGCCCGAGCGCGGCATCGGCATCGTGGCGCTGAGCGACGCCAACGACAACGCGGGCGGCAACATCCGGTTCTTCGACCTGGTCGGCGGGGTGGTGTCGGTCGCCATCGGCGGGACGGGGCAGCCGATGGACGATGCGTGGACATGGGCGTGGCGCCAACGCGTCGACGTGCTGTACGCGAGCGCCCTGCTTCTCGCCGTCTCGCCGTTGCTGCTGACGGGTCGGTGGCGGCGCCGGCTTTCCGCAGCGTGCAGGGGAGGCGTCGCGCCGATCGTACGCGCCCGGTCGCTGCGCATGCTGCTCGTGCGAGGCGTCTTGCTGCACGTCGCGCTCCCCGCTTGCATCCTGGCGCTTCCTTTCGTCTGGGGCGTTCCGTGGCGCGACCTGCTGACGTTCTCCCCCGACGTGTCGACGGTGCTTCTGGCGAGCGCGGGGCTGCTCGTCGTCGCAGGCGCGGTGAGGCTGGCGGCGGCCGTAACGCTTCGAAACGACGAGCCGCCGCCTTCGATCATGCGGTAA
- the dltD gene encoding D-alanyl-lipoteichoic acid biosynthesis protein DltD: MRLLRGVLAGLLAAALGLAGVCAMLPAQTAYDPARLYDYVYSGTKSQSVPFTTASMSDDGHLAFGSSEFFISKDKVAQCPQAVFGENVTGVDLTYVGEAYDQSLWQAIAAGAYAGEAKNKKVMIVVSPQWFFKGNGDQGKFASKFSYELYRRFANNPSISGETKAYVRSRVEALGVDAKTTAAANRDTVLDAANDAATAFADDLRTRSRLPGIIAGAPLKSTVRAAGTSTGEPDWNALLKQADASGDAACTTNDFGIYDAYWQKNSGYHVERGQNFSQADEEYADLACFLRVCREAGLEPLVTILPVHGAWYDREGVAHAERQAYYERIRGLCDDAGAAYADFSSCEYEKYFLCDTVHPGWRGWVRIEQAFYDFVHDRDDAFLGGGRFGAAEGLDAAGNAGASLAGVGGNAGDGGSGGSAS, from the coding sequence GTGCGTCTGCTGCGCGGCGTGCTCGCGGGGCTGTTGGCCGCCGCGCTCGGGTTGGCGGGCGTCTGCGCGATGCTGCCTGCACAGACCGCCTACGATCCGGCACGCCTCTACGATTACGTGTACTCGGGCACGAAGTCGCAGAGCGTGCCCTTCACCACGGCGTCGATGAGCGACGACGGCCATCTTGCGTTCGGCTCGTCGGAGTTCTTCATCTCGAAGGACAAGGTGGCGCAATGCCCGCAGGCGGTGTTCGGCGAGAACGTGACGGGCGTCGATCTGACCTACGTGGGCGAGGCGTACGACCAGAGCCTGTGGCAGGCAATCGCCGCAGGCGCGTACGCCGGCGAAGCGAAGAACAAGAAGGTGATGATCGTCGTGTCGCCCCAGTGGTTCTTCAAAGGGAACGGCGACCAGGGCAAGTTCGCTTCGAAGTTCTCCTACGAGCTGTACCGCCGGTTCGCGAACAACCCGAGCATCTCCGGTGAGACGAAGGCCTACGTGCGCTCGCGCGTGGAGGCGCTGGGCGTGGACGCGAAGACCACGGCGGCCGCCAACCGCGACACCGTGCTGGACGCAGCGAACGACGCGGCCACGGCGTTCGCCGACGACCTGCGCACGCGCAGCCGGCTTCCGGGCATCATCGCGGGCGCGCCGCTCAAAAGCACCGTCCGCGCCGCGGGCACGTCCACCGGCGAGCCGGATTGGAACGCGCTGCTGAAGCAGGCGGATGCATCGGGCGACGCCGCCTGCACCACGAACGACTTCGGCATATACGACGCGTACTGGCAGAAGAACTCGGGCTATCACGTGGAGCGCGGGCAGAACTTCTCGCAGGCTGACGAAGAGTACGCCGATCTCGCCTGCTTCCTGCGCGTGTGCCGCGAGGCAGGGCTCGAGCCGCTCGTGACCATCCTTCCGGTGCATGGTGCCTGGTACGACCGCGAGGGCGTTGCACACGCCGAGCGCCAGGCGTACTACGAGCGCATCCGCGGGCTGTGCGACGACGCCGGGGCCGCCTACGCCGACTTCTCTAGCTGCGAATACGAGAAGTACTTCCTGTGCGACACGGTGCATCCCGGCTGGCGCGGTTGGGTGCGCATAGAGCAGGCGTTCTACGACTTCGTCCACGATCGCGACGACGCGTTTCTCGGCGGCGGCCGGTTCGGTGCGGCCGAGGGACTGGACGCGGCGGGAAACGCGGGCGCTTCGCTGGCCGGCGTGGGCGGAAACGCCGGGGACGGCGGCTCGGGCGGGAGCGCATCGTGA
- the dltC gene encoding D-alanine--poly(phosphoribitol) ligase subunit DltC: MADMTYEELEEKMLDILEEVCGDDEVRTNRDEDLFALGLLDSMGAIELLVDIEDVFGVYIAPTEVERDEMNTVNLIIHQVEIRL; the protein is encoded by the coding sequence ATGGCTGATATGACGTACGAGGAGCTTGAGGAGAAGATGCTGGACATCCTCGAAGAGGTGTGCGGCGACGACGAGGTGCGCACGAACCGCGACGAGGACCTGTTCGCGCTGGGGCTGCTGGACTCCATGGGAGCCATCGAGCTTTTGGTGGATATCGAGGACGTCTTCGGAGTGTACATTGCCCCCACGGAGGTGGAGCGCGACGAGATGAACACGGTGAACCTCATCATCCACCAGGTGGAGATCAGACTGTAG
- the dltB gene encoding D-alanyl-lipoteichoic acid biosynthesis protein DltB: MTFYADPSFFMLLALAVAGAAFLGLREKPIARYGMVASAAFLACLFCKDLPGLAVAALFVATATLSTRWVLASPRSNGRFAVAFALILLPLLSAKAGAVFDQNLLGFMGVSYITFKALQVLFEVRDGVIEELGLFDYLYFLLFFPVFTSGPIDRSRRFAEDARKVRSCDEYAGLLARGILLLLVGLVYTFVIAVWLHRFYAPTAWGTGPFLAELGVQVRTAYVYGLYLFFDFAGYSLMAMGASYCFGIRTPRNFRAPFAAVDIKDFWNRWNITLSFWLRDFVFMRFSRLALRRRWFDSRLAVACWGFVFDMALMGAWHGLTVNYLLYGLFHGLLLAGNEAFQKKSKFYKSHRKAPAFKALSWFVTLQLVMFGFALFSGQIAMLVKGAFNG, encoded by the coding sequence ATGACGTTCTACGCCGACCCCAGCTTCTTCATGCTCTTGGCGCTGGCCGTGGCGGGCGCCGCCTTCCTCGGATTGCGCGAGAAGCCGATCGCGCGCTACGGTATGGTCGCATCGGCCGCGTTCTTGGCGTGTTTGTTCTGCAAGGATCTGCCGGGTCTCGCCGTGGCGGCGTTGTTCGTGGCGACGGCGACGCTTTCGACGCGTTGGGTGTTGGCCAGCCCTCGCTCGAACGGGCGCTTCGCCGTCGCGTTCGCGCTCATCCTGTTGCCGCTCCTCTCGGCGAAGGCGGGCGCGGTGTTCGACCAGAACCTGCTGGGCTTCATGGGCGTGTCCTACATCACGTTCAAGGCGCTGCAGGTGCTGTTCGAGGTGCGCGACGGCGTCATCGAGGAGCTGGGCCTGTTCGACTACCTGTACTTCCTGCTGTTCTTTCCGGTGTTCACCTCGGGCCCCATCGACCGTTCGCGCCGATTCGCCGAGGATGCGCGCAAGGTGCGCTCGTGCGACGAGTACGCGGGCCTCTTGGCGCGGGGCATCCTGCTGCTTCTGGTCGGGCTCGTGTACACCTTCGTCATAGCCGTCTGGCTGCACCGCTTCTATGCGCCGACAGCTTGGGGAACGGGGCCTTTCCTCGCCGAGCTGGGCGTGCAGGTGCGAACGGCGTACGTGTACGGGCTGTACCTGTTCTTCGACTTCGCGGGCTACAGCCTCATGGCCATGGGCGCCAGCTACTGTTTCGGAATCCGGACGCCGCGCAACTTCCGCGCGCCGTTCGCGGCCGTGGATATCAAGGACTTCTGGAACCGGTGGAACATCACGCTGTCGTTCTGGCTGCGCGACTTCGTGTTCATGCGGTTCTCGCGCTTGGCGCTGAGGCGCCGTTGGTTCGACAGCCGGCTGGCCGTCGCATGCTGGGGCTTCGTGTTCGACATGGCCCTTATGGGCGCTTGGCATGGCCTCACGGTCAACTACTTGCTGTACGGCCTGTTTCACGGCCTGCTGCTAGCCGGCAACGAAGCGTTTCAGAAGAAGTCGAAGTTCTACAAGTCCCATAGGAAGGCCCCCGCGTTCAAGGCGCTGTCCTGGTTCGTCACGCTGCAGTTGGTGATGTTCGGGTTCGCGCTGTTCTCGGGGCAGATCGCGATGCTCGTGAAAGGAGCGTTCAATGGCTGA